The stretch of DNA TCCGCTTTTGAAGTTGGATCAGCTGTGGATGCCCCGATCTCCGCGGCTTCCACTATCAACATCTCCTTCGAGAAGCCGGCCGTCAGCACCAGCCCGGCCCCGGTGGTGGAGGCGGAGCCCGAGGTTGAGGTCCAGGAAGCCGCTCCGGCTCCGGCCGCCCAGCCGGCCGCAACCCAGACCGCTGCAACGCCGAAGGTCACCGCTACTGTCACGGCCCAGCCCGCATCGGCTCCCCAGGCATCTGCCAGCGGCAAGGGCGCAGCGATTCTTTCCGCTGCGTACGCCCAGCTCGGCGTCAACCAGGACTGCACGATGCTCGTCACCAACTCGCTGGCTGCCGTGGGCATCAACTTCCACGACTGGCCCGCCGGCTACCTCTCCCTGGGCCGCACGGTCAGCGCTGCCGAGGCCCAGCCCGGCGACCTGATCTACTACGCGGACGGCGGCGCAGGCATGGCCCACATCGCTGTTTACGCCGGCAACGGCCAGGCTGTGCACGGCGGCTACAACGGCAACCAGACCGTTGTCTTCAGCGCCAATGTCGGTTCCGGACCGGTCTTCATCCGCGTCAACTGATCCACCCCCGACAGGCCCGGCCGGTACGGCCGCCCTTCGGAGTCAAAGGACCCCTGCCCCACGTGGCAGGGGTCCTTTGCCGTTCCTGGGCTGTGCTTACGGGTCCGATCCCTGACGGCAGTGTGTGCCGTGATTAGCTGATCCTGCATTTCTTTGTTTACTCTTGTGGTGTCGATCCATAGCCCGGACATGCCGAGGGCAGCCGGCCCTCGTGCCCCTGACGGGTGCGGCCGTGAAGAGGTACGTGCATGCGCACTCTCGTTCTGAATGCTGGATATGAACCGCTGGCGGTTATTACTTTCCGCCGGGCGCTGGTGCTTGTGCTCACGGGCAAGGCAAGCGTGGTAGCCGAGGGCGATGATCCCGTGGTGGGTCCGCAGGAAATCCTGGGCCGCCCCTCCGTGATTCTCCTCAACCGCTACATCCGACCGAAATACAACCATGCCACTGCCGTGAGCCGGCGCGGCGTCCTGAGGCGTGATGGGCACAAGTGTGCGTACTGCGGAAAAGCGGCGCACACAATCGACCATGTGCACCCCAAGTCGCGGGGAGGGGTGGACTCCTGGGAGAACCTGGTAGCTGCCTGCCTGCGCTGCAACAACGTCAAAGGGGACCACACGCCCGCTGAAATGGGCTGGAAGCTGCGGTTCGAGCCGGCGCAGCCGCACGGCACCATCTGGCAGATCAAGGAATTGGAGAAGCCCACGCCGGCGTGGGACCCGTTCCTCCTGCCGGAGCGGGCCGCCTGAGCTGCGCTGACCGGCGGACCGGCTGGCCTGCCTGGTGCCCGGTGTGTCTTGATGGCGCCCGGCACTGGCTACGCTTGCACCATGCAAGACGACGTGCCGGCCTTTGATGCCCTCATCCTGGCGGGAGGACGATCCTCCCGGCTGGGCGGCGTCCCGAAACAGGGATTGCTGTTTCGCGGAGCCACCCTTCTTGCCCGATCCCTGGCGGCCGCCGAAGGTGCCCGTACCACCGTTGTTGTGGGCCCGGATCCGGGCCCCTTGCCTCCCGGAGTGCTCACCTGCCGCGAAGAGCCGGAGTTCGCCGGCCCCGCGGCGGCGATAGCCGCGGGCCTGGATGTCCTGGACCGGGCGGGTTCCGCTGCTCCGCACACCCTTGTCCTGGCCTGTGATATGCCGCTGGTTTCGGGGGCCGTGCGTATTCTCCTGCAGGAGTTGTCCGCGGGGCAGCGTGGGGGGTCGTACGTGGCCTGTACCGGCGAGGGCAACGGCACCGGGAGGATGCAGCCGCTGGCCGGAATATATAGCACGGACATGCTAAAAAGGTCGGCCCTAGAAATGGCTGCCGGCGGCCGGTTGATTGACGGATCGGTCCGTTCACTCCTTGCTAGTCTGGACGTGCAGCTTGTCGCCGTTCCGGCCGCCTACACGGCAGATGTGGACACGTGGGACGACGCCGCCGCACTGGGGATTGCCGCCGGCACCCCGGACGTGGAGGACGTGGACGGGGCCGGGAATGGCCGCAGTTAACTTGGGAGGCAAGTGGTGAAGAGCCAGGACGAAACACTGGAGGAGTGGTGCAGGTCGCTGCTCCAAGCCTACGAGCTTGAGGATGTCCAGGTGGACATCAATGCCATCCTTTCCCTTGCGGGTGTGGCGGCGCATTCCGTGGTCCGTCCCGCCGCTCCGCTGACCACCTTCATCGCCGGATTCGCCGCGGGCCTGGCCACGAACTCCGGTAGCTCGACAGATGCCGCGGCCATGGAAAAGGCCCTCGCTGTCGCCCGCACGCTGGCCGCCGACTACGACGCTGAAGCCGCCGGGGCTCCCGGCGAATGACAGAAGCACCCGGGCGGGACGCAGCATCGTACGCAGGGCAAGGAAACAGCGGTGAACACGGGCACCAAGACAGCCCCGGACACCCGCTAGAGGAACTGCAGGCACAACCGCAGGGACAACCGGACGAACGTCAGCCTGGAACGGGTGAGGAACAGGGCCACGGCCACCATCACCTGGCCCACACCTGGGCGGAAGCACGTCAGGCCGCCTTTGACGCCGCCACACCGATCCCGCCCGGGCCTGTGCCACTGGACCAGGCCCAGGGCCGCAGGTTGGAGCAGGACATCGTTGCGCTCCAGGACATGCCGCACTACGCATCCTCGGCCATGGACGGCTGGGCAGTCAACGGGTCCGGGCCATGGATCCCCGTGGAAGCCGGGGCCCGGCTGGCCCCGCACCAGGCCAGCCCCATCGTTACCGGCGGACTCATCCCGCCCGGCGGCAAGGGGATCCTGCGCAGTGAAAGCGCCGTCCTCGCCGAGGACGAAGACGGGCTTCCCGTCCTTGAAACCGGCGGAACCGCCCGCCCCGGCGAACCGCGCAACGGACAGCACGTGCGCAAAGCAGGCGAGGAAGCACTCGAAGGGGACGTCCTTGTTGCGGCCGGGGTGACCCTGAACCCGGCGCACCTGGCACTCGCCGCGCTGGCCGGATATGACGAGCTGCAGGTCCAAGGCAAACCCCTTGTACGCCTGCTGCTGACCGGGTCGGAAGTGGTGGTGCACGGCCTGCCCGCCCCGGGGCGGGTCAGGGATACGTTCGGTCATCAGCTGCCGGCCGTCGTCGGCATGCTCGGCGGTATCCCGGGCGGCCAGCAGCGCATCGGCGACTCCTACGATGAATGGCTCGCTGCGCTGGAGGACGTGGTCCCGGACGGCCCTGGCGCACCCGGGCTCCCGGCCGACGTCGTCATCACCACCGGGGGAACGGGCCGCTCCGGCACGGATCATCTCCGCCGCGCGGTTGCCGAGCTGGGCGGCCGCCTGGTGGTTGATGGGGTGGCCATGCGGCCCGGGCACCCGGTGGTGCTGGCCGAACTCCCCGATGGCCGGTTCGTCCTGGGCCTGCCCGGCAATCCGCTGGCCGCCATGATGGCGCTTTTTACAGTGGGCGCACCCTTGCTGGCCGCGCTGGGGCACGGAACCTTGCCGGAGGTGCAGGAGGTGCCCTCCGGCACCCTCATAGACCCGGATCCGGGCCGCACGCGCCTCATGCCGTTCCGGCTTGTGTACGGGATGGCGTCGCCGGCCCAGCACGCCGGCCCAGGCATGATGCGGGGACTTGCCGCGGCCGACGGCGTCATGGTGGTGCCGCCGCACGGCGTGCAGTTGGGGGAGCAAGTACCGGCCTTCGCGCTGCCGTGGGGCCCGCCCATTCCAGCCCCGGCGGATCCGGCCAAGGCCAAACCGCGCAGCAGCAGGACGTCCCGGACGGCGGCGAAGCCCGGCCCCGCGGGGCCAGTGGACTGGAGCGCCCTGCTCGGCTGAACCGGGACTGGCCGGGCAGGTGCCCTGCAGTGCGATGATGGAGACATGAACAGGCAGGACGGTCCATGGGACGGGTGACGCAGCGCCGCAAGGTGCATAAGTATGTCCTGGACGGCTCGCCGAAGGCGCTGGAGTTTCCCGTGCGCTACCGCGAGGATGTCCTGGCAGTGGAGGAACCGCTGGAAATCCGGCTGGGCAGCCTCTCTTACTCGGTCACCATGCGGACCCCCGGCGACGATTTCGATCTTGTAGCCGGCTTCCTGGTGTCCGAGGGCGTGATCTGGACCCCGGACCAGCTGGTATCCCTGCGTTTCTGCGCCGGCGAGGACGAGAACGGTGTCCAGACGTTCAACGTGGTGGAGGCCCAGCTGCGTCCTGACGTCCCACTTCCGGAGACTGGAAGGAACGTCTACACGTCCAGCTCCTGCGGCATTTGCGGAACGGACTCCATTGAGGCCGTTCAGAAGTCCTCGCACCACAGCCCCGCAACGGACCCCCTCACGCTCGACGCACACGTGCTGGCCTCCCTGCCCGCCCTGCTCCGGAAGTCGCAGCGCCTTTTCGACGATACCGGC from Pseudarthrobacter chlorophenolicus A6 encodes:
- a CDS encoding DUF6457 domain-containing protein; protein product: MKSQDETLEEWCRSLLQAYELEDVQVDINAILSLAGVAAHSVVRPAAPLTTFIAGFAAGLATNSGSSTDAAAMEKALAVARTLAADYDAEAAGAPGE
- a CDS encoding HNH endonuclease, giving the protein MRTLVLNAGYEPLAVITFRRALVLVLTGKASVVAEGDDPVVGPQEILGRPSVILLNRYIRPKYNHATAVSRRGVLRRDGHKCAYCGKAAHTIDHVHPKSRGGVDSWENLVAACLRCNNVKGDHTPAEMGWKLRFEPAQPHGTIWQIKELEKPTPAWDPFLLPERAA
- a CDS encoding molybdopterin molybdotransferase MoeA — encoded protein: MTEAPGRDAASYAGQGNSGEHGHQDSPGHPLEELQAQPQGQPDERQPGTGEEQGHGHHHLAHTWAEARQAAFDAATPIPPGPVPLDQAQGRRLEQDIVALQDMPHYASSAMDGWAVNGSGPWIPVEAGARLAPHQASPIVTGGLIPPGGKGILRSESAVLAEDEDGLPVLETGGTARPGEPRNGQHVRKAGEEALEGDVLVAAGVTLNPAHLALAALAGYDELQVQGKPLVRLLLTGSEVVVHGLPAPGRVRDTFGHQLPAVVGMLGGIPGGQQRIGDSYDEWLAALEDVVPDGPGAPGLPADVVITTGGTGRSGTDHLRRAVAELGGRLVVDGVAMRPGHPVVLAELPDGRFVLGLPGNPLAAMMALFTVGAPLLAALGHGTLPEVQEVPSGTLIDPDPGRTRLMPFRLVYGMASPAQHAGPGMMRGLAAADGVMVVPPHGVQLGEQVPAFALPWGPPIPAPADPAKAKPRSSRTSRTAAKPGPAGPVDWSALLG
- the fdhD gene encoding formate dehydrogenase accessory sulfurtransferase FdhD, translating into MGRVTQRRKVHKYVLDGSPKALEFPVRYREDVLAVEEPLEIRLGSLSYSVTMRTPGDDFDLVAGFLVSEGVIWTPDQLVSLRFCAGEDENGVQTFNVVEAQLRPDVPLPETGRNVYTSSSCGICGTDSIEAVQKSSHHSPATDPLTLDAHVLASLPALLRKSQRLFDDTGGVHAAGLFRIEDDGGVQLLCLREDVGRHNAVDKVVGWALREGLLPLRGTVLQVSGRASFELVQKAAQAGIPVLAAVSAPSSLAVELAEASGLTLAGFSRGTSLNVYAGAARISSPAVASAPA
- the mobA gene encoding molybdenum cofactor guanylyltransferase, with translation MQDDVPAFDALILAGGRSSRLGGVPKQGLLFRGATLLARSLAAAEGARTTVVVGPDPGPLPPGVLTCREEPEFAGPAAAIAAGLDVLDRAGSAAPHTLVLACDMPLVSGAVRILLQELSAGQRGGSYVACTGEGNGTGRMQPLAGIYSTDMLKRSALEMAAGGRLIDGSVRSLLASLDVQLVAVPAAYTADVDTWDDAAALGIAAGTPDVEDVDGAGNGRS
- a CDS encoding NlpC/P60 family protein; this translates as MTTRATARHRAEVTKTNSIAIIAKAVGGNAGGVGRQAAVIAAASGLVLTSGIAANAADTNVQRDSAPASAFEVGSAVDAPISAASTINISFEKPAVSTSPAPVVEAEPEVEVQEAAPAPAAQPAATQTAATPKVTATVTAQPASAPQASASGKGAAILSAAYAQLGVNQDCTMLVTNSLAAVGINFHDWPAGYLSLGRTVSAAEAQPGDLIYYADGGAGMAHIAVYAGNGQAVHGGYNGNQTVVFSANVGSGPVFIRVN